A window of the Thunnus albacares chromosome 15, fThuAlb1.1, whole genome shotgun sequence genome harbors these coding sequences:
- the nin gene encoding ninein isoform X2: MKVLLGTAVEIDVSTLFGRVLSCGMDDAQEQDHYEERLKEVFNSFDTSGSGSLNPEELSDLCQSLHLGDATPALLHALLQQQDQLTARVDFEQFKDALILVLSSSIEPPQAEQETLPKPESPEIQPKFVKGSKRYGRRSTPEFIAPISDFPEVMNANLEEGEDLEDNYDSAVPRKRERWNVHATSTEEYEAEGQMHLWNPDEPSTPRGSIAPLSNRLEERLREACEELAISWDGCAGHTELLTLCEYLGLEVNGDMLQSLTGDGVMNVQEFVSRVVNHNKPPTPSASTPYRQLKRLHSTQPFDEGGRRIATSAALTSTIGMRLFSTLDDGTGYIPVEDVLDAWMEEGIENSTEILQALNFDLDGKLSLSDLTMALENELLVTKNGIHQAALASFKAEIRHLLERVDRELREKEKIRSDLEKAEKLKTQLATEVDEHHSAIEHTNNLNLRKLEQDHKEKLAAVRSELMKEMDQIQQQAGLQREELEAEIEKIREDESFLRDHLSISVKENRRLEMELLDNTEKLVEAQSQITKLQTSMDNIMKEKFGDLDPGSADFLLQEERIKQLRGSYEAQCRELQDRIDELQSELQEFHSLGRTHQSCHKPLSEELESKSPGMESDPGLGSEEVQPFSMSLDAEMMLEQLKEQHLQEIEELRNQLESKISEFDEMVEKQRATHEDQKATLALQYQQEVQALREEMAGVQSHAQELQSQLEQAELEQTCLEQKQAEEREELENLKEEEVGALKQQLLEAQTNTADLEEQLNTLKAQQAATDENLATEMEELRNQHAVNIKTLEEKNVELLEARLEEERQKLQEEKDELEKRLLDDFEGEKGLLKQSHEDELNARLEEAKCRFEGERDETVQRLTEQWQKERTQLDEQNNETLQVLLEEEMLRLVKEQEEKESKLREQWESERAQLQERHEEALLDRILQERLQLQEQYEQRENKLKEEWERERLQLEEDYEGMLQDRLNEDREKLESEKEEAERRAGCLMEEEKARLEESHREALQELTVKHTEERNALSSMLDKLRDDIAQERREIEVSFSQRIKEVEDRFSGDQECVAERFKADILKLEQHYQSELKALSESHVEQKLNWEAEVQKALENAEEQRKIMEEGMEQEKESLNQEWTKERHELEGIHKDELDALVMKNQQLQNELDNLTSMAQTKEIELSRQLNDLHNRLQENLQTKEELLAQSDQKAVEAELLLNQIVEDFKQEREELMSSQSELEGKYNEMLSISERQVRERIELLTERDDLKMKIEELEMLLKQAAVDFDLERKELLELISSLEEKLKDNLKNEDLVAERDLLRMKIEEQEMELSRVLAAAEKAEKMEIVESDEVEEVLNQETCLAPSEICLDNVILADSNQEVVCLSPVEAILDEKETLDAMDGCPENIQSATDDDKEDNMPEIQTDATENQEEADEIVMQDKMTEDSNVVGGECDDQVVAASEDYQVGVSSPEEAEKDPDVVCCSAKTELSHEEDPCDNHDPESSVPGENHCGDAENLKNVENKKEAVSSNSQCEVEEFASSLEAFEGDEDATAGENKVAHESCEEENKPQDVPAEDELYHETAVDPSALGETGDPYELSLEDAEDICLPSVSHEPEHEVELDEDADCARDCLELLDEDGDCEHQDFSLFKLQALYNTATEENILLHEKITLLQQKTEILENLLAHNNEKIKTGQQVLEENYSLKVKMLLLMEHIKTLEIKALKMTDLQIRYEDCMCENAKLKDQNGELEKRVWSLESRMNVFHDFQDQQIALVDEISRMREENSKLSELFSDLERQGDALSAVQTDTGSPQSPSEESFLDLNSQAVSGLQDCCMEFEMQNIKLRQAITELQDKSQTLNETTQVHRSEASRLAEENLLLKQKIEALKEEDLKEAQEELTQSLEHFKKEKISAQKAAEMFKKQIVVLRSQSQQLEDEKGMLSEKNAENIADMEKLKQQLAELIKENERREAFPADEKNKLAACVSALEAELTKALEDTAQLEERNTQLSQQLSSLREKMVNVDSMENQLSHLVEERKSVGKEAQGLRSQLAKTQERVKTADETLQAANHQSARLKSDVRLLQQERDALKHDVALLHKQLQNANDKNHILEMALHSSGLQSQSKRLYRDEVSLLKDQEQQVLRQENERLQAEVQHIKGDLVQSREKVRQLDATILSLKQHKHSQSSLVKALEQENASLKQELEAQKELTRGCEAGEGHTELESLQQENEALKAQMARLSTQLLETFQAQLVGLLPPSPHRMPRGQHRGEDPDNMQDEKERKMKNMEERMREIELSLHNVKLLLKEKVAQLKDQLHKNGKADVLIKDLYVENSQLLKALEITEQRQKIAEKKNYLLEEKISSLNKIVRDLNPSPLPSLSYHFKCS, translated from the exons ATGAAGGTACTGTTAGGAACTGCTGTTGAGATAGATGTTTCCACCCTGTTT ggCAGGGTGCTGTCCTGTGGGATGGATGACGCCCAAGAGCAGGACCACTACGAGGAGCGCTTAAAAGaagtttttaacagttttgacaCCAGTGGCTCCGGCTCTCTGAACCCAGAAGAACTCTCCGACCTCTGCCAGTCCCTGCACCTGGGTGATGCCACGCCAGCCCTTCTCCACgctctgctgcagcagcaggaccAACTCACTGCCAGG GTTGACTTTGAACAGTTCAAGGATGCACTGATTCTGGTTTTGTCATCAAGCATCGAGCCACCTCAGGCAGAACAGGAGACCCTGCCAAAACCAG AGTCTCCTGAGATCCAACCAAAGTTTGTAAAGGGCAGTAAACGATATGGCCGCCGCTCTACGCCAGAGTTCATAGCGCCTATTTCAGACTTTCCCGAAGTTATGAACGCAAACCTCGAGGAGGGGGAGGATCTGGAGGACAACTATGACTCAGCCGTTCCTAGGAAGCGTGAG CGCTGGAATGTTCATGCAACAAGCACAGAGGAGTACGAGGCGGAGG GCCAGATGCATCTCTGGAACCCTGATGAGCCGAGCACCCCTCGGGGATCCATCGCTCCCCTGTCGAACCGTTTAGAGGAGAGGCTGCGTGAAGCCTGTGAAGAGTTGGCGATATCGTGGGACGGATGTGCCGGTCACACCGAACTGCTCACTCTATGTGAATACCTTGGCTTGGAG GTAAATGGGGATATGCTCCAGAGTCTAACCGGCGATGGAGTGATGAATGTTCAAGAGTTTGTTTCCAGGGTTGTAAACCACAACAAACCCCCGACACCCTCCGCCTCCACACCTTACAGACAACTCAAACGACTCCACTCCACCCAG CCGTTTGATGAGGGAGGCCGTAGAATAGCGACCTCCGCTGCCCTGACCAGCACCATTGGCATGCGTCTGTTCTCCACCCTCGATGACGGTACCGGTTACATTCCAGTCGAAGACGTCTTGGATGCCTGGATGGAAGAGGGCATTGAAAACAGCACTGAGATCTTGCAG GCCTTGAATTTCGACCTCGATGGAAAACTAAGTCTTAGTGATCTCACCATGGCACTTGAAAACGAGCTACTCGTTACTAAGAATGGGATTCACCAAGCAGCACTGGCGAGCTTCAAAGCTGAGATCAGACATCTCCT AGAGCGTGTTGACCGAGAACtcagggagaaggagaaaatcCGATCTGACCTGGAAAAAGCAGAGAAACTGAAAACTCAGCTTGCCACCGAGGTCGATGAGCATCACTCTGCAATCGAGCACACAAATAACCTTAATCTCAG GAAGCTTGAGCAAGACCACAAAGAGAAGCTAGCAGCAGTGCGATCAGAGCTAATGAAAGAGATGGACCAGATCCAGCAGCAGGCGGGCCTGCAGCGTGAGGAACTGGAGGCAGAGATTGAGAAGATCAGGGAGGATGAATCTTTTCTCCGAgaccatctctccatctctgtgaAG GAAAACAGACGTCTTGAGATGGAGTTGCTGGACAACACCGAAAAACTAGTGGAGGCACAAAGCCAAATTACAAAACTCCAGACGAGCATGGATAACATTATGAAGGAAAAG TTTGGTGACTTGGACCCTGGCAGCGCAGACTTCCTTCTCCAGGAGGAACGTATTAAACAACTACGGGGCAGCTATGAAGCGCAGTGCAGG GAACTGCAGGATCGTATTGATGAGCTGCAGTCTGAGTTGCAGGAGTTCCACAGTCTCGGACGAACTCATCAGTCCTGCCACAAACCTCTCTCTGAAGAGTTGGAGAGTAAAAGCCCCGGCATGGAGTCTGACCCAG GCCTCGGTTCAGAGGAGGTTCAGCCGTTCAGCATGAGCCTAGATGCAGAGATGATGCTGGAGCAACTAAAGGAGCAACATCTTCAGGAAATTGAGGAATTGCGAAACCAGCTGGAAAGCAAG ATCAGTGAATTTGATGAGATGGTTGAAAAGCAGAGGGCGACACACGAGGACCAGAAGGCTACATTGGCCCTCCAGTACCAGCAGGAGGTCCAGGCTTTGAGGGAGGAAATGGCCGGCGTTCAGAGCCACGCACAGGAGCTCCAGAGCCAGCTCGAGCAGGCGGAGCTGGAGCAGACCTGTCTGGAGCAGAAGCAGGCCGAGGAGAGGGAAGAACTTGAGAActtgaaggaggaggaagtgggaGCCCTCAAACAACAGCTGCTAGAGGCCCAAACCAACACTGCAGACCTGGAGGAGCAGCTGAACACCCTCAAAGCCCAGCAGGCTGCGACGGATGAAAACCTTGCCACTgagatggaggagctgagaaaCCAGCATGCCGTTAATATCAAGACACTAGAGGAGAAGAATGTGGAGCTGCTTGAAGCCAGACtggaagaggagagacagaaattGCAGGAAGAAAAGGATGAGTTGGAAAAGAGATTGTTAGATGATTTTGAAGGGGAGAAGGGATTATTGAAACAAAGCCATGAGGATGAACTGAATGCCAGACTAGAGGAGGCAAAGTGCAGGTTTGAGGGAGAGCGTGACGAGACTGTGCAAAGACTGACGGAGCAGTGGCAGAAAGAGAGAACTCAGCTGGATGAGCAGAATAACGAGACTCTGCAGGTGttgctggaggaggagatgcTGAGACTCGTCAAGGagcaggaagagaaggagagcaAGCTCAGGGAACAGTGGGAGAGCGAACGAGCCCAGCTTCAGGAGCGTCACGAGGAGGCTCTGCTCGACAGAATCCTTCAGGAAAGGTTGCAGTTACAAGAGCAGTACGAGCAGAGGGAGAACAAGCTAAAGGAGgagtgggagagggagaggtTGCAGCTGGAGGAGGATTATGAAGGGATGCTCCAGGATAGGCTGAACGAAGACAGGGAGAAGCTtgagagtgagaaagaggaggCGGAGAGGAGAGCAGGATGCTtaatggaggaggagaaagctCGTCTAGAGGAGAGCCATCGAGAGGCCTTGCAGGAGCTGACTGTCAAACACACTGAGGAGAGGAACGCGCTCAGCAGCATGTTGGACAAACTACGAGACGACATCGCTCAGGAGAG GAGGGAAATCGAGGTCAGCTTCTCCCAAAGAATCAAGGAGGTAGAAGATCGTTTCTCAGGTGATCAAGAATGTGTCGCAGAGCGTTTTAAGGCTGATATATTGAAACTCGAACAGCACTACCAAAGTGAGCTGAAGGCGCTCTCTGAAAGCCACGTCGAGCAGAAGCTAAACTGGGAGGCAGAGGTGCAGAAGGCCCTTGAGAACGctgaagaacaaagaaaaataatggaGGAGGGCATGGAGCAAGAAAAAGAGAGCCTAAATCAGGAGTggacaaaagaaagacatgagCTGGAAGGTATTCACAAGGACGAACTGGATGCGCTGGTGATGAAGAACCAGCAGCTGCAAAATGAACTGGATAACCTCACTAGTATGGCCCAGACTAAAGAAATAGAGCTCAGCAGGCAGCTAAATGACCTCCATAACCGGCTTCAGGAAAACCTGCAGACCAAAGAGGAGCTTCTGGCTCAGTCTGATCAGAAAGCAGTTGAGGCTGAACTTCTGCTAAATCAAATTGTGGAAGATTTTAAACAGGAGAGGGAAGAACTTATGAGTAGCCAGTCAGAACTTGAGGGAAAATACAACGAGATGCTTTCAATTTCTGAGAGGCAGGTAAGAGAGAGGATTGAACTGTTAACTGAGCGTGATGACTTAAAGATGAAGATAGAAGAGCTGGAGATGCTTCTTAAACAGGCAGCAGTGGACTTTGATCTGGAGAGGAAGGAGCTACTGGAACTTATCTCCAGTCTTGAGGAAAAGTTAAAAGATAATCTTAAGAATGAAGATCTTGTAGCAGAGCGAGATCTGTTGAGAATGAAAATTGAAGAGCAAGAGATGGAACTCAGTCGGGTTTTGGCCGCTGCAGAAAAGGCTGAGAAGATGGAAATAGTTGAATCagatgaggtggaggaggtACTAAACCAGGAAACATGTTTGGCACCCTCTGAAATCTGTCTCGATAATGTTATTCTTGCCGATTCCAATCAGGAAGTAGTTTGTTTGTCACCAGTTGAAGCAATTCTGGATGAAAAAGAGACTCTTGATGCAATGGACGGATGTCCTGAAAATATCCAAAGTGCTACTGATGATGATAAAGAAGACAACATGCCCGAAATACAGACGGATGCCACTGAGAACCAAGAAGAAGCTGATGAAATTGTCATGCAAGATAAGATGACTGAGGACTCAAATGTTGTTGGCGGGGAATGTGATGATCAAGTTGTTGCTGCTTCAGAAGATTACCAAGTTGGAGTTTCAAGCCCCGAAGAAGCTGAAAAAGACCCAGATGTAGTCTGTTGTTCTGCAAAAACTGAACTTTCTCATGAAGAAGACCCCTGTGACAACCATGACCCAGAATCCTCAGTTCCAGGCGAAAATCATTGCGGTGATGCTGAAAATTTGAAGaatgttgaaaacaaaaaagaggcTGTTTCCTCAAATAGTCAGTGTGAAGTGGAAGAGTTCGCCTCATCGCTCGAGGCATTTGAAGGTGATGAAGATGCAACAGCTGGTGAGAACAAAGTTGCTCACGAATCATGTGAAGAGGAGAACAAACCTCAAGATGTGCCAGCTGAAGATGAGCTGTATCATGAGACTGCGGTTGATCCCTCAGCGCTGGGAGAGACAGGTGACCCTTATGAACTTTCTCTAGAGGATGCTGAGGATATTTGTCTACCGAGCGTCTCTCACGAGCCGGAACATGAAGTTGAACTCGATGAGGATGCTGACTGCGCACGTGATTGTTTGGAACTGCTGGATGAAGATGGTGATTGTGAGCACCaggatttttctctcttcaagCTACAGGCTTTGTATAACACCGCTACAGAGGAGAACATCCTACTACATGAGAAGATTACTTTGCTtcagcagaaaacagaaatcCTTGAAAATCTTTTGGCtcataacaatgaaaagatcaaaaccgGCCAGCAGGTGTTAGAGGAGAACTACAGCCTCAAAGTCAAAATGCTGCTGTTAATGGAGCACATCAAAACGCTGGAGATAAAGGCCTTAAAAATGACGGATCTTCAGATTAGATACGAAGATTGCATGTGTGAAAATGCCAAACTGAAGGATCAAAACGGTGAACTTGAAAAGAGGGTTTGGAGCCTCGAAAGCAGGATGAATGTTTTCCACGATTTCCAAGACCAGCAGATTGCACTTGTGGATGAGATCAGCAGGATGCGAGAGGAGAACAGTAAGCTGTCCGAGTTGTTCAGCGACTTGGAGAGGCAGGGTGACGCGCTCTCGGCCGTGCAAACAGACACCGGATCCCCACAGAGCCCCTCAGAGGAGTCCTTCCTGGATCTGAACAGCCAGGCGGTGTCTGGCCTGCAGGACTGCTGCATGGAGTTTGAGATGCAGAACATCAAACTCCGCCAAGCCATCACAGAGCTGCAGGACAAGTCGCAGACATTAAATGAAACGACACAGGTCCATAG aTCCGAGGCCAGTCGTCTCGCTGAAGAAAACCTCCTCCTCAAGCAAAAGATCGAGGCGTTGAAGGAAGAGGACTTGAAAGAGGCCCAGGAAGAGTTGAC TCAGAGTTTGGAGCActttaaaaaagagaagattTCGGCTCAAAAGGCAGCAGAGATGTTCAAGAAACAG ATTGTAGTGCTGCGTTCGCAGAGCCAGCAGCTAGAGGATGAGAAGGGGATGCTGTCagagaaaaatgcagaaaatattgCTGACATGGAGAAGCTAAAACAGCAGCTGGCAGAGCTGATAAAGGAGAATGAAAGGAGGGAGGCGTTCCCGGCTGACGAGAAGAACAAG CTGGCAGCTTGTGTGTCTGCTCTGGAGGCAGAATTGACCAAAGCTCTGGAGGACACTGCACAGCTGGAGGAGAGGAATACCCAGCTGTCACAGCAGCTCTCTAGTCTCAGAGAGAAG ATGGTCAATGTCGACTCGATGGAGAATCAGCTCAGCCATCTGGTAGAGGAGCGAAAGAGTGTGGGGAAAGAGGCTCAGGGCCTCCGCAGCCAGCTAGCCAAAACTCAGGAGAGG GTAAAGACGGCAGATGAAACTCTTCAGGCTGCCAACCATCAAAGTGCTCGTCTTAAGTCAGACGTCCGTCTTTTGCAGCAGGAGAGGGATGCCCTCAAACATGATGTTGCACTGCTGCACAAACAGCTGCAGAATGCCAACGATAAA AACCACATTCTGGAGATGGCCTTGCACTCGAGCGGTCTCCAGAGTCAGAGCAAGAGGCTGTACAGAGATGAGGTGTCTCTGCTGAAGGATCAGGAGCAGCAAGTGCTGAGGCAGGAGAACGAGAGGCTTCAGGCAGAAGTGCAACACATCAAAGGAGACCTGGTGCAGTCCAGAGAAAAG GTCCGACAGCTTGATGCCACCATCCTGTCCCTgaagcagcacaaacacagtcagtCCTCGCTGGTGAAGGCCTTGGAACAGGAAAACGCCTCTCTGAAGCAGGAACTAGAGGCACAGAAGGAACTGACCAGA GGTTGTGAAGCTGGAGAAGGACACACAGAGCTGGAGAGCCTTCAGCAAGAAAATGAGGCGCTCAAGGCCCAAATGGCTCGACTGTCTACGCAGCTCCTAGAG ACGTTTCAGGCTCAGTTGGTTGGTCTTCTGCCTCCGTCACCTCACAGGATGCCCAGGGGACAGCATCGCGGTGAAGATCCAGACAACATGCAG GatgaaaaggagaggaagatgaagaatATGGAGGAGCGTATGAGGGAAATTGAACTGTCGCTGCATAACGTCAAGCTGCTGCTCAAAGAGAAGGTCGCTCAGCTTAAAGACCAG CTGCACAAGAATGGCAAAGCGGACGTGCTGATCAAAGACCTGTACGTGGAGAACAGCCAGCTGCTGAAGGCTCTGGAGATAACCGAGCAGCGGCAGAAAATAGCGGAGAAGAAGAACTACCTACTGGAAGAGAAGATCTCCAGCCTGAACAAGATAGTGCGCGACCTAAACCCTTCGCCCCTCCCGTCACTATCTTACCACTTTAAATGTTCGTAA